In a genomic window of Spirosoma agri:
- a CDS encoding GH92 family glycosyl hydrolase, which translates to MTKVSLTILFQLLLLVTYAQQNLVPYVHPLIGTEKMGHTFPGATVPFGSVQLSPDSDTLSYELNGKYNGDVYKYCAGYKYEDKTIVGFSHTHFSGTGHSDLGDFLIMPTQGPLQLNPGVASNPKGGYRSAFSHANEVAEAGYYKVKLDDHAILAELTASNRVGFHQYTFPKSDQSHIILDLTHGIYNYEDKVVWTFVRVVNDTLITGYRQTNGWARTRTVYFALSFSKPFKSYGQKNLDKAQVYKGFWRKFDQTKNFPDIAGKRIRMYFDFDTEEGEKVKMKMALSPVSQENALANMQAEIPHWNFEQVKAKAQADWNKELNKIQIDASETDKVNFYTSLYHSFINPTTYMDVNGQYKGLDQGVHQATGTNYTTFSLWDTYRALHPFFNLIQPSRNSDMVQSMLNHYDQSTLKMLPVWSHYANDNWCMSGYHSVSVLADAIIKGSFKGNAQKALDACVATSNHRSYEGIGEYIDRGYVPATASGTSVSNTLEYAYDDWCIAQIAKKLNRQDVYETYRKRSESWKNVYDKSIGFMRPRLADGSFKKEFDVLQTDGQGFIEGNSWNFSFFVPQNPTALIDYMGGPKKFTARLDTLFSMHLPDKFFAETEDITREGIIGGYIHGNEPAHHIAYLYNWAGQPWKTQERVRMILNMQYKPTPDGLGGNDDCGQMSAWYMFSSMGFYPVSPGSEDYSLGSPSVQRARLNLENGQTFTVEAINQGDKNVYVQKVLLNGKPLNQPIITHADILKGGKLTFYMAAKPVKK; encoded by the coding sequence ATGACAAAAGTTAGCCTCACGATCCTCTTTCAACTTCTCCTCCTTGTTACGTACGCTCAGCAAAATCTCGTTCCTTATGTACATCCGCTGATTGGCACCGAAAAGATGGGCCACACATTTCCAGGGGCTACTGTGCCGTTTGGGTCTGTTCAACTGAGCCCCGATTCGGATACGTTATCCTACGAACTCAATGGCAAGTACAATGGCGATGTCTACAAGTATTGCGCGGGTTACAAATACGAAGATAAAACAATTGTCGGGTTCAGTCACACCCATTTCAGCGGGACAGGGCACTCGGATCTAGGCGATTTCCTGATCATGCCTACGCAGGGGCCCTTACAGCTTAACCCCGGTGTAGCTTCCAATCCGAAAGGGGGCTACCGGTCGGCCTTCTCGCACGCGAACGAAGTGGCCGAAGCGGGCTATTATAAAGTGAAGCTGGACGACCACGCGATTCTGGCCGAACTGACGGCCTCAAATCGGGTTGGTTTTCATCAGTATACCTTCCCAAAATCCGACCAGTCGCACATCATTCTGGATCTGACCCACGGCATTTATAACTACGAAGACAAAGTCGTCTGGACCTTCGTTCGGGTCGTAAACGACACGCTTATAACGGGTTACCGGCAAACGAACGGATGGGCGCGCACCCGAACGGTTTATTTTGCGCTGTCGTTCTCGAAGCCGTTCAAATCGTACGGGCAGAAGAATCTGGACAAGGCGCAGGTGTACAAAGGTTTCTGGCGGAAGTTCGACCAGACCAAAAACTTTCCGGACATAGCGGGCAAACGGATTCGCATGTATTTTGATTTTGATACGGAAGAGGGCGAGAAGGTGAAAATGAAGATGGCCTTATCGCCGGTAAGTCAGGAAAATGCCCTCGCGAATATGCAGGCTGAAATACCGCACTGGAATTTTGAGCAGGTCAAAGCCAAGGCACAAGCCGACTGGAATAAGGAATTGAACAAGATTCAGATTGACGCGTCGGAAACCGATAAGGTGAATTTCTATACGTCCCTCTATCACTCGTTCATCAACCCAACGACGTACATGGACGTTAATGGTCAGTACAAGGGATTGGATCAGGGCGTGCATCAGGCCACGGGCACCAACTACACGACGTTTTCGCTTTGGGATACCTACCGGGCGTTGCATCCGTTTTTCAACCTCATTCAGCCGTCCCGAAACAGCGACATGGTGCAGTCCATGCTGAACCACTACGATCAGAGTACGCTGAAAATGTTGCCCGTCTGGTCGCATTATGCCAACGATAACTGGTGCATGAGTGGGTATCACAGCGTGTCGGTGCTGGCCGATGCGATCATAAAAGGATCGTTCAAAGGGAATGCCCAGAAAGCACTCGACGCGTGTGTTGCCACGTCCAATCACCGCAGTTACGAGGGTATCGGTGAGTATATCGATCGGGGGTACGTGCCCGCAACGGCCAGTGGTACGTCGGTATCCAACACGCTCGAGTACGCCTATGACGATTGGTGCATTGCGCAGATCGCGAAAAAACTGAACCGGCAGGATGTGTACGAAACCTACCGGAAACGCTCCGAAAGCTGGAAAAACGTCTACGATAAGTCGATTGGTTTTATGCGCCCCCGGCTGGCAGATGGCTCATTCAAAAAAGAATTTGACGTACTCCAGACGGATGGCCAGGGGTTCATCGAAGGAAACTCGTGGAATTTCAGCTTTTTCGTGCCGCAGAACCCAACGGCTCTAATCGACTATATGGGTGGTCCGAAGAAATTTACCGCCCGGCTCGATACGCTCTTTTCTATGCACCTGCCCGATAAGTTTTTCGCCGAAACCGAAGACATTACCCGCGAAGGGATCATTGGCGGCTACATCCACGGCAACGAACCCGCTCACCACATTGCGTACTTGTACAACTGGGCCGGACAGCCCTGGAAAACGCAGGAACGCGTGCGTATGATTCTCAACATGCAGTACAAACCCACTCCCGACGGACTGGGCGGCAATGACGATTGCGGTCAAATGAGCGCGTGGTATATGTTTTCGAGCATGGGTTTTTATCCTGTATCTCCCGGCTCAGAAGACTACTCATTGGGGAGTCCTTCGGTTCAACGTGCCCGCCTGAACCTGGAAAATGGGCAGACGTTTACTGTCGAAGCTATCAATCAGGGCGACAAAAATGTATACGTGCAAAAGGTGTTGTTGAACGGCAAACCCCTGAACCAGCCCATCATTACCCACGCCGATATTCTGAAAGGTGGTAAGCTGACATTCTACATGGCAGCGAAACCAGTGAAGAAATAA
- a CDS encoding glycosyltransferase family 39 protein has product MTKRSAILAGFIALKFLLQYFLISPEYELHRDEYLHLDQANHLAWGYLSVPPVTSWLALIVSWLGNSALTVRFFPAFFGALTILIVWKTVEELAGNLFACVLAATGLLFSVLLRLNQLFQPNSVDVFCWTALYFVVISYINSRNNRWLYIFAVVFAFGFLNKYTVGFLLIGLLPAILLTDQRRLLANRHVYLAMLVSLLLVMPNLIWQYQHAFPVVHHMKLLAETQLVKVNRLDFFKEQLLFFIGSLFIIITGLYALLVYKPFVNYRLFFFALIFTLLAFTYFRAKGYYAIGIYPIYLAFGSVFISVSVRSVWLRIASLAIPVLLFIPLFEVAFPNKSPEEIVRHPERYKQLGLLRWEDGKEHPLPQDFADMLGWRELAAKVDSVYAHSPDPAKTLVLCDNYGQAGAINYYTRQPIRAVTFNADYINWFDLDTKYTHLIRVKNAGERSGELKETGPLFATAYAADSVRSPFARERRTTIFVFEFANVDINQRLANEVQQERW; this is encoded by the coding sequence ATGACGAAAAGATCGGCCATACTCGCTGGGTTTATTGCCCTGAAGTTCCTGCTTCAGTATTTTCTGATCAGTCCCGAGTATGAGTTGCACCGGGATGAATACCTGCATCTAGATCAGGCCAACCATCTGGCGTGGGGCTATTTGTCGGTGCCGCCCGTCACGTCCTGGCTTGCCCTGATCGTCAGTTGGTTGGGCAACTCGGCGCTCACTGTTCGATTCTTCCCGGCCTTCTTCGGCGCACTGACAATACTGATCGTCTGGAAAACAGTGGAGGAGTTAGCCGGTAATTTATTCGCTTGCGTTCTGGCGGCTACGGGTTTGTTATTTTCCGTCCTGTTGCGGCTCAATCAGCTCTTTCAGCCCAACTCCGTGGATGTTTTTTGCTGGACGGCCCTATATTTTGTTGTCATCAGCTACATCAATTCCAGAAACAATCGATGGCTCTACATTTTTGCTGTCGTCTTTGCCTTCGGGTTTTTGAATAAATATACTGTTGGCTTTCTGCTGATTGGTCTGTTGCCCGCCATACTGCTGACTGACCAGCGCCGTTTACTGGCCAATCGACACGTTTATCTAGCCATGTTGGTGAGTCTTTTACTGGTCATGCCCAACCTGATCTGGCAATATCAACATGCGTTTCCGGTCGTTCATCACATGAAGCTACTGGCGGAGACCCAGTTGGTCAAAGTGAACCGGCTCGACTTTTTTAAGGAGCAGCTTCTGTTCTTCATTGGCTCGCTGTTTATCATCATCACGGGCTTATACGCGCTACTGGTTTACAAGCCATTCGTAAACTACCGGCTCTTCTTTTTTGCCCTAATTTTCACGTTGCTTGCCTTCACGTACTTCAGAGCGAAAGGCTATTACGCAATTGGAATCTATCCCATTTATCTGGCGTTCGGGTCGGTTTTTATCTCGGTCAGCGTACGCTCGGTGTGGCTGCGGATTGCTTCACTGGCCATCCCGGTACTGCTTTTTATTCCATTGTTCGAAGTAGCGTTCCCTAACAAAAGCCCGGAAGAAATTGTCCGACATCCGGAGCGCTATAAACAACTGGGTTTGCTACGCTGGGAAGATGGCAAGGAGCATCCGCTACCCCAGGATTTTGCGGATATGCTGGGTTGGCGCGAATTGGCTGCTAAAGTAGACTCGGTCTATGCCCATTCGCCCGATCCGGCGAAAACACTGGTTTTGTGCGATAATTACGGACAGGCGGGCGCGATCAACTACTATACGCGTCAACCGATCCGAGCCGTTACCTTCAATGCGGACTATATAAACTGGTTCGATCTCGACACAAAATACACCCACCTCATCCGGGTTAAAAATGCGGGCGAACGATCCGGTGAGCTCAAAGAAACGGGGCCTTTATTTGCCACGGCCTACGCTGCGGATTCCGTTCGGAGTCCATTTGCCCGAGAGCGTAGGACAACTATCTTTGTCTTTGAGTTCGCCAACGTAGACATCAACCAGCGGCTGGCCAACGAGGTGCAACAGGAGCGTTGGTGA
- a CDS encoding 2Fe-2S iron-sulfur cluster-binding protein, producing MHDENDPSRLTEDEKKLFEDLMPEDLDEILDSGVNRRHFLKLVTLAGGGMLAAQSAVAEQLLTKPLSSSPTELSSATIENGVTVSLKVNGTTQKLVVDSRMTLLDTLRERLELTGSKKGCDHGQCGACTVLVNGQRVLSCLTLAASCEGKRVQTVEGLAQGTTLHPMQAAFLKHDGFQCGFCTPGQLCSAVALIEEAKNGHASYVTEAIRKQPAPVQLSNEEIRERMSGNICRCGAYPNIVAAIQEVHSGKPVEQTFNFSA from the coding sequence ATGCATGATGAAAACGACCCATCTCGACTGACGGAGGATGAAAAGAAGTTGTTTGAAGACCTGATGCCCGAAGACCTGGACGAGATTCTCGACTCTGGGGTGAACCGACGTCACTTTTTAAAATTAGTGACCTTGGCGGGCGGGGGAATGCTCGCGGCTCAGTCAGCCGTTGCCGAGCAGCTATTGACTAAACCACTCAGCTCGTCTCCAACGGAGCTTTCGTCGGCCACGATCGAAAATGGCGTTACTGTATCGCTTAAGGTTAATGGTACAACCCAAAAACTAGTGGTCGATTCCCGAATGACGCTGCTCGATACGTTGCGGGAACGGCTGGAGCTGACCGGTTCTAAAAAAGGCTGCGACCACGGTCAATGCGGTGCCTGTACGGTACTCGTGAATGGCCAGCGGGTATTGTCCTGCCTGACGTTGGCCGCCAGCTGTGAAGGAAAGCGCGTTCAAACGGTCGAAGGACTGGCACAAGGGACTACGCTTCATCCAATGCAGGCTGCCTTTCTGAAACACGATGGGTTCCAATGCGGTTTCTGTACGCCCGGCCAACTATGCTCGGCCGTTGCCTTGATCGAGGAAGCCAAAAACGGGCACGCCAGCTACGTTACTGAAGCTATTCGTAAACAACCCGCTCCCGTTCAACTGTCGAACGAAGAGATTCGGGAGCGGATGTCGGGGAATATCTGCCGTTGCGGAGCTTATCCTAATATTGTTGCCGCTATTCAGGAGGTGCACAGCGGAAAACCCGTCGAGCAGACATTCAACTTTTCGGCCTAA
- a CDS encoding FAD binding domain-containing protein: MRPFTYTRAKDPTAAVNQLSGNPNAKFLAGGTNLLDLMKEDVERPNELVDISELGLRDIKAIANGPQKGGISIGGLGKNTDAANHALIRQHYPLLAQAILAGASGQIRNMATNGGNLLQRTRCPYFYEVSMPCNKREPGTGCGALEGINRTHAIFGWTEKCVAVYPSDMAIALAALDAVVSVRNASGQERTIPFADFHRLPGDKPEQDTNLAHGELITAIELPKNNFAATSYYLKVRDRASYAFALVSVAAALEIVDNKIVQARIAMGGVAHKPWRALKAEQLLVGKEATDANFKLAADAEMAGAKPLDHNRFKVELGNRSIVLALQMAMNGGKA, from the coding sequence ATGAGACCCTTCACGTATACCCGGGCAAAAGACCCGACCGCAGCTGTAAACCAACTGTCGGGAAACCCGAACGCTAAATTCCTGGCCGGCGGCACCAACTTGCTGGATTTGATGAAAGAGGACGTAGAGCGACCGAACGAGCTGGTTGACATCTCGGAACTGGGCCTGCGTGACATTAAGGCCATCGCGAACGGTCCCCAAAAAGGAGGCATCTCGATAGGTGGTCTGGGAAAAAATACCGACGCGGCCAACCACGCACTGATCCGTCAACACTACCCGCTGCTGGCCCAGGCTATTCTGGCCGGTGCATCAGGGCAGATACGGAATATGGCTACCAATGGCGGTAACCTGCTCCAGCGAACACGTTGCCCCTATTTTTATGAGGTGTCGATGCCCTGCAACAAACGTGAGCCTGGGACAGGTTGCGGTGCGCTGGAAGGTATCAACCGAACGCATGCTATCTTCGGTTGGACAGAAAAGTGCGTGGCAGTATATCCCTCGGATATGGCCATCGCGCTGGCGGCACTGGATGCCGTCGTCAGCGTACGGAATGCCAGCGGTCAGGAGCGAACCATTCCGTTCGCTGACTTCCACCGGTTGCCGGGCGATAAGCCGGAACAGGATACCAACCTGGCACACGGCGAACTGATCACCGCCATCGAACTGCCGAAGAACAACTTTGCCGCTACGTCTTACTACCTCAAAGTACGGGATCGGGCGTCGTATGCATTTGCGTTGGTGTCGGTAGCCGCTGCGCTGGAGATAGTTGATAACAAGATCGTTCAGGCGAGAATCGCAATGGGCGGTGTGGCGCATAAACCCTGGCGGGCTCTTAAGGCTGAGCAACTGCTGGTTGGTAAAGAAGCGACGGACGCCAATTTTAAACTGGCTGCCGATGCTGAGATGGCCGGTGCAAAACCATTGGACCACAATCGATTCAAGGTAGAATTAGGTAACCGGAGTATAGTTCTGGCGCTGCAAATGGCGATGAATGGAGGAAAGGCTTGA
- a CDS encoding xanthine dehydrogenase family protein molybdopterin-binding subunit, with protein MKDKNKLVGTPVSRIDGIAKVTGKAAYSTDYPVKNLAYAVLFKSTTAAGKILTIDTGAAEKAPGVLAVITHINAPKLNIDGGIRGGALLQSPEIEFYGQNIGLVVAETFEQARYATHLINVTYEKREPKVDFEKLSSQAVVPKDKEKADAIRGDAKATLRTATYKVEELYETPIEHHHPLEPHATIAEWNGDHVILYNSSQIVNGAQSAAAATLNIKPEQVRIISPYIGGGFGSKGGQWANLVLTAVAAKQVNRPVKLALTRQQMVNSVGLRQRNLQKVSLAATEDGKLTALAHEITTHGAIKNEFVEPCGDCSKVMYAVPNSLITYRVVPMNIILPTYTRGPGKSTGSFALESAMDELAYKLKMDPIDLRIKNEPERDPSNGKPWSSRTTVQCLRAGAKAFGWEKRKAEPRQNQQGNYLIGYGVSCGTYPAHQRPTSAVVKLKRAGNDVTATIELAAADLGTGTYTILTQTAADALDLPIQRVKVTIGDSDLPPAAGAVGSVGAASYANAVNDACQKITDELIAKSGKQFFARPTASQLMLSEKMADFQTRVDTKPLESAEEYSAHSFNANFAEVAVNRFTGMVRVSRFLAVTGAGKILNPKTARSQIIGGNVWGIGMALTEESVVDPRWGNFVTRSFADYHVPSNLDIGSMDAIFIQEDDQHANKMGIKGIGEVGIVGVAAAVANAIFNATGKRVRQLPITPDKLL; from the coding sequence ATGAAAGACAAAAATAAACTCGTTGGTACGCCGGTTAGCCGCATCGACGGAATTGCCAAGGTGACGGGGAAAGCGGCCTACTCGACGGACTACCCGGTCAAGAATCTGGCCTACGCGGTGTTGTTTAAGAGTACCACTGCCGCCGGAAAGATCCTGACTATCGATACGGGCGCGGCCGAAAAAGCACCCGGCGTTCTCGCGGTTATCACTCATATCAACGCGCCGAAACTCAACATCGACGGGGGGATTCGGGGTGGGGCTTTGCTGCAAAGTCCTGAGATCGAGTTTTACGGACAAAACATTGGTCTGGTCGTGGCCGAAACTTTTGAGCAGGCCCGGTATGCCACGCACCTGATCAACGTAACCTACGAAAAGCGGGAACCAAAAGTTGACTTTGAGAAGCTGTCCAGTCAAGCCGTAGTACCGAAGGATAAAGAAAAAGCCGATGCCATTCGCGGGGATGCGAAAGCCACCCTTCGTACGGCCACGTATAAAGTCGAGGAATTGTACGAGACGCCCATCGAACACCATCATCCGCTGGAACCACATGCCACTATCGCCGAATGGAACGGTGACCACGTGATTCTCTACAATAGCTCGCAGATTGTGAATGGCGCACAGAGCGCAGCGGCTGCAACACTCAATATAAAACCCGAGCAGGTCCGGATCATTTCGCCCTACATCGGTGGTGGCTTTGGGTCGAAGGGTGGGCAGTGGGCTAATCTAGTGCTTACAGCGGTAGCGGCCAAACAGGTCAATCGTCCGGTGAAGCTCGCGCTGACCCGGCAGCAGATGGTCAACTCGGTCGGCTTGCGGCAACGCAATCTTCAGAAAGTGAGTTTGGCCGCCACTGAAGACGGAAAACTAACGGCGTTAGCACATGAGATTACGACCCACGGCGCGATAAAAAATGAATTTGTCGAACCGTGTGGCGACTGCTCGAAAGTTATGTATGCGGTGCCTAATTCGCTCATCACCTACCGAGTGGTGCCCATGAATATCATCCTGCCCACGTATACGCGTGGACCCGGAAAATCGACCGGAAGTTTTGCGCTTGAATCGGCGATGGATGAGCTGGCCTATAAACTTAAGATGGACCCGATCGATCTGCGCATTAAGAACGAACCCGAACGCGATCCGTCTAATGGAAAACCCTGGTCTTCGCGGACAACGGTTCAATGCCTACGAGCCGGGGCCAAAGCCTTTGGCTGGGAGAAACGGAAAGCCGAACCCCGCCAAAACCAGCAGGGAAATTACCTGATCGGCTACGGCGTATCCTGCGGCACGTATCCCGCCCATCAACGACCCACGTCGGCTGTGGTGAAGCTCAAACGGGCTGGAAACGATGTTACGGCCACGATTGAACTGGCTGCGGCCGACTTGGGAACCGGAACCTACACCATATTGACCCAAACGGCAGCCGATGCGCTGGACCTGCCTATTCAGCGCGTCAAAGTGACGATTGGTGATTCTGATCTGCCACCAGCCGCTGGGGCTGTGGGGTCGGTTGGAGCCGCTAGTTACGCGAATGCCGTCAATGATGCCTGTCAGAAGATTACTGACGAGCTGATCGCCAAATCGGGTAAGCAGTTTTTTGCCCGCCCGACGGCTTCGCAATTGATGCTTTCGGAAAAAATGGCTGACTTTCAGACCCGCGTGGACACCAAACCACTGGAAAGCGCCGAGGAGTATTCGGCCCATAGCTTCAACGCCAATTTCGCGGAGGTTGCCGTTAATCGGTTTACCGGTATGGTTCGGGTATCTCGTTTTCTGGCTGTGACGGGAGCCGGGAAAATTCTGAACCCGAAGACGGCTCGTTCGCAGATTATTGGCGGTAATGTATGGGGCATTGGTATGGCACTGACTGAAGAATCGGTCGTCGATCCGCGTTGGGGAAACTTTGTGACCCGGTCATTTGCCGATTACCACGTTCCATCCAATCTGGATATCGGGTCAATGGACGCCATCTTTATTCAGGAGGACGATCAGCACGCTAATAAAATGGGGATAAAAGGCATCGGCGAAGTGGGTATTGTTGGTGTCGCGGCTGCTGTAGCTAATGCTATTTTCAATGCGACCGGCAAACGCGTTCGTCAATTGCCCATAACGCCCGACAAGCTGCTTTAA
- the katG gene encoding catalase/peroxidase HPI, whose amino-acid sequence MENIEQQDTQDPSVWDVNDDSKVNTVGKCPFMNGEVNKSAGGGTTNRDWWPNQLKLNILRQHSSLSDPMGESFNYADEFKSLDLAAVKKDIVDLMTTSQDWWPADYGHYGPFFIRMAWHSAGTYRIGDGRGGASSGDQRFAPLNSWPDNTNLDKARLLLWPVKQKYGRKLSWADLLVLTGNCALESMGFKTFGFGGGREDVWEPEEAVYWGSETEWLGDNVRYANPHERTLEQPLGAANLGLIYVNPEGPAGNPDPLASAHDIRETFGRMAMNDEETVALIAGGHTFGKTHGAADPGKYVSSEPAGATIEEQSMGWKNSFGTGHGPDTITSGLEVTWTKTPTQWSNDYFDHLFNYDWELTKSPGGAHQWQPKDGAGAGTVPDAHDPSKRHAPMMLTSDLALRADPAYEKISRRFYENPDEFADAFARAWFKLTHRDMGPIERYLGPEVPTEELIWQDPIPATTHSLVNDQDVAALKANILASGLTIPQLVSTAWASASTYRNSDKRGGTNGGRVRLTPQKDWEANDPAQLASVLSTLTSIQEEFNSIQSGDTRISIADLIVLGGSVGIEQAAKNAGHEITVPFTPGRGDASQEQTDVQSFNALEPGADGFRNYLNAIHKSAAEDMLIDKAQLLSLTIPQLTVLVGGMRVLNTNFDHSKHGVFTDRPETLTNDYFVNLLDLGTTWRATSDAQSVFVGSDRKTGEPKWTATRVDLIFGSNSELRAIAEVYGCGDSQEKFVRDFVAAWTKVMNLGRFDLVA is encoded by the coding sequence ATGGAGAACATCGAGCAACAAGATACACAAGACCCATCCGTGTGGGACGTCAACGACGATAGCAAAGTAAATACCGTTGGCAAATGCCCGTTCATGAACGGGGAAGTAAACAAAAGTGCCGGTGGTGGCACGACAAACCGCGATTGGTGGCCGAATCAGTTGAAACTGAACATCCTGCGTCAACATTCGTCGCTGTCTGATCCGATGGGCGAAAGCTTTAACTATGCCGACGAGTTCAAATCGCTCGATCTGGCGGCTGTAAAGAAAGATATCGTTGACCTGATGACTACGTCTCAGGATTGGTGGCCAGCCGATTACGGTCACTATGGACCTTTCTTCATTCGGATGGCGTGGCACAGTGCGGGTACGTACCGCATTGGCGATGGTCGTGGTGGCGCAAGCTCCGGCGATCAGCGTTTTGCGCCACTCAATAGCTGGCCCGACAACACGAACCTCGATAAGGCTCGTCTGCTGCTTTGGCCGGTTAAACAGAAATACGGACGGAAACTTTCCTGGGCCGATCTGCTGGTTCTGACCGGTAACTGCGCTCTGGAGTCGATGGGCTTCAAAACATTCGGCTTCGGTGGTGGACGTGAAGATGTCTGGGAACCCGAAGAAGCGGTTTACTGGGGCTCAGAAACCGAATGGCTGGGCGACAACGTGCGGTATGCCAACCCACACGAGCGTACGCTTGAGCAACCCCTCGGTGCGGCCAATCTGGGTCTCATTTACGTGAACCCAGAAGGACCAGCGGGTAACCCTGATCCACTTGCCTCCGCGCACGACATTCGGGAAACGTTCGGTCGTATGGCCATGAACGACGAAGAAACCGTTGCGCTGATTGCGGGCGGACACACGTTCGGTAAAACCCACGGTGCAGCGGATCCAGGCAAATACGTTAGTTCTGAGCCCGCCGGTGCAACCATCGAAGAGCAAAGCATGGGCTGGAAAAACTCATTCGGTACCGGGCATGGCCCAGACACCATCACGAGTGGTCTGGAGGTTACATGGACCAAGACCCCGACCCAGTGGAGCAACGATTATTTCGACCACCTGTTCAATTACGACTGGGAGCTGACCAAAAGCCCAGGCGGAGCGCATCAGTGGCAGCCAAAAGATGGCGCGGGAGCCGGAACAGTACCCGATGCCCACGATCCATCGAAGCGCCATGCCCCCATGATGCTGACGAGCGATCTGGCGTTGCGAGCCGATCCTGCCTACGAAAAGATTTCGAGACGCTTTTACGAAAATCCGGATGAGTTTGCCGACGCATTTGCCCGGGCGTGGTTCAAACTGACGCACCGCGATATGGGTCCCATCGAGCGCTATCTCGGTCCGGAAGTACCAACCGAAGAGTTGATCTGGCAAGATCCGATCCCGGCTACTACGCATTCACTGGTCAATGATCAGGATGTTGCTGCTTTGAAAGCGAACATTCTTGCGTCTGGCCTGACGATTCCTCAGTTAGTATCTACCGCCTGGGCTTCGGCATCGACGTACCGCAACTCCGACAAACGTGGCGGCACCAATGGTGGCCGCGTTCGTCTGACTCCCCAGAAGGATTGGGAAGCGAACGATCCGGCACAACTGGCCAGCGTACTGAGCACCCTCACCAGTATTCAGGAAGAGTTCAACAGCATCCAGTCGGGGGATACCCGGATTTCGATCGCCGATCTGATCGTGTTGGGCGGTTCTGTTGGTATCGAGCAGGCAGCGAAGAATGCCGGTCACGAGATTACGGTGCCTTTCACGCCCGGACGTGGCGATGCGTCGCAGGAGCAAACCGATGTGCAGTCATTCAACGCGCTGGAACCAGGTGCCGACGGATTCCGCAACTACCTGAACGCTATCCATAAGTCAGCGGCTGAGGATATGCTGATCGACAAAGCACAACTATTGAGCCTGACGATTCCGCAGTTGACGGTGCTGGTCGGCGGGATGCGTGTGCTGAACACCAACTTCGATCATTCGAAACACGGTGTCTTCACGGATCGTCCGGAAACGCTCACGAACGATTATTTCGTGAACCTGCTCGATTTGGGTACTACCTGGCGGGCCACTTCGGATGCGCAAAGCGTGTTTGTAGGTAGTGATCGTAAGACGGGCGAACCCAAATGGACCGCCACCCGTGTCGATCTTATCTTCGGTTCAAACTCGGAACTCCGGGCTATTGCCGAAGTATATGGCTGTGGCGATTCGCAGGAGAAATTCGTGCGGGACTTCGTTGCCGCCTGGACCAAGGTGATGAACCTGGGCCGCTTTGATCTGGTCGCTTAA
- a CDS encoding SDR family oxidoreductase, giving the protein MNQLLWSLSGQRALVTGGTKGIGEAIVRQFMALGAAVFIVARDNELLQKQLDEYRQQGHTVEGVAADISQPGVAAQVMDAVNSTWGSLDILVNNAGTNIRKSTVEYSPSEYDHVLNTNLRSAYELSQAAYPLLKASGIGKIIFVSSVSGMTHTSSGSLYGMTKAAMLQLTRNLAVEWASDGIRVNAVAPWYIKTPLATPVLTNPEKLTAILSRTPMKRIGEPEEVASVVSFLSMPASGYVTGQTIAVDGGLLAWGY; this is encoded by the coding sequence ATGAATCAACTTCTCTGGTCGCTAAGTGGCCAACGCGCGCTCGTAACGGGCGGAACAAAAGGCATTGGCGAAGCGATCGTTCGCCAGTTTATGGCTCTCGGAGCCGCTGTATTCATTGTTGCCCGCGATAACGAGCTGCTTCAGAAACAGCTGGACGAGTACCGCCAGCAGGGCCATACGGTCGAAGGAGTAGCGGCAGATATCAGTCAGCCGGGTGTAGCGGCTCAGGTTATGGACGCGGTAAACAGTACGTGGGGAAGTCTGGATATTCTGGTCAACAACGCCGGAACGAACATTCGTAAATCAACCGTCGAGTATAGTCCGTCTGAATACGACCACGTGCTCAACACAAACCTGCGTTCTGCTTACGAATTGAGTCAGGCCGCTTACCCGTTGCTGAAAGCGTCTGGAATCGGGAAGATCATTTTCGTTTCGTCGGTATCGGGAATGACACATACCAGCTCGGGGTCGCTCTACGGGATGACCAAAGCCGCCATGCTTCAGCTAACCCGCAATCTCGCTGTCGAGTGGGCGTCGGACGGTATCCGGGTGAACGCCGTAGCACCCTGGTATATCAAAACACCCCTGGCTACCCCCGTACTGACCAATCCCGAAAAGCTGACGGCCATTTTGAGCCGGACACCGATGAAGCGAATCGGCGAACCCGAAGAGGTGGCCTCGGTCGTCTCGTTTCTGAGCATGCCTGCGTCGGGCTACGTGACCGGCCAGACCATTGCGGTGGATGGTGGACTGCTGGCGTGGGGATACTAG